A genome region from Arachis duranensis cultivar V14167 chromosome 6, aradu.V14167.gnm2.J7QH, whole genome shotgun sequence includes the following:
- the LOC107494507 gene encoding uncharacterized protein LOC107494507, with protein MQSHLLTGPIRGSATAFPSVADASPFFSATPPISIRRRLRSCCPFIAASSSSSSSSSSSAAAFNATGSQSLYAVLGVPITATAAEIKRAYRLLARKYHPDVSKDLQAAELFKSIRHAYEVLSNEVTRIQYDRELQYSHKPYREKWSHSTEFEDQARIYRWANLRRKMYNERYTEHYNVDEGYYTTETDEEEDEGDLDEERGSFIEVLRSAFVIIFLFQTLGSRLSLTFSSVMALLDEKLDNGYKIGYIIAWIMGGRGGILLTMFLSFASWVCGKTSSSAVVLVIVAMWVGSYLSRYAPLPQGALLTLLYMSIKLQSDHI; from the exons ATGCAGTCGCACCTTCTGACGGGACCCATCCGCGGTAGCGCTACGGCGTTTCCCTCCGTCGCGGACGCATCTCCCTTCTTCTCTGCCACTCCTCCCATCTCCATCCGCCGGCGTCTCCGCTCGTGCTGCCCATTCATAGCCGCATCATCGTCATCGTCTTCCTCCTCTTCGTCGTCGGCAGCAGCATTCAACGCCACTGGTAGTCAGAGCTTATACGCGGTGCTCGGCGTCCCTATCACCGCCACTGCCGCTGAGATCAAACGCGCTTACCGGCTCCTCGCCCGCAAG TATCACCCTGATGTTAGCAAAGATTTACAAGCAGCTGAATTGTTCAAGAGCATCCGTCATGCATATGAA GTACTATCGAATGAAGTAACAAGAATTCAGTATGATAGAGAACTTCAATACAGTCACAAGCCTTACAGAGAAAAATGGAGTCACAGCACTGAGTTTGAAGACCAAGCAAGAATCTATAGGTGGGCCAACCTGAGGAGGAAAATGTATAATGAAAGATACACAGAGCATTACAATGTCGATGAGGGTTACTATACCACTGAAACAGACGAGGAGGAAGATGAAGGAGACTTAGACGAAGAGAGGGGCTCCTTTATTGAAGTGCTTAGATCAGCATTCGTGATTATATTTTTGTTCCAGACGTTAGGGTCCCGCCTTTCTCTCACGTTTAGCAGTGTGATGGCATTGCTGGATGAGAAGTTAGATAATGGATATAAAATTGGTTATATAATAGCATGGATAATGGGCGGAAGGGGTGGCATATTGCTAACAATGTTCTTGTCATTTGCAAGTTGGGTTTGCGGGAAAACCAGTAGTAGTGCAGTGGTACTGGTGATTGTAGCCATGTGGGTCGGCTCCTACCTCTCAAGGTACGCTCCACTTCCTCAAGGTGCTCTGTTAACGCTACTCTATATGTCCATTAAGCTGCAATCTGATCATATATAA
- the LOC107494508 gene encoding uncharacterized protein LOC107494508, translating to MCPLRFILIFFSAILAAYFAWTTVSSSPESDITTGHENKDKEHLSFKKMIQNGFWVFIDMASGKYLWRNLRSLNDNVEVKSS from the exons ATGTGCCCTCTAAGGTTCATATTGATCTTCTTCTCCGCCATCTTGGCTGCTTATTTTGCATGGACCACCGTGAGTTCCTCTCCGGAGAGCGACATCACCACCGGTCATGAGAACAAGGACAAGGAACATCTAAGTTTCAAAAAG ATGATTCAGAATGGATTCTGGGTATTCATCGACATGGCCAGCGGAAAGTATCTCTGGAGGAATTTAAGGTCCTTAAATGATAATGTGGAAGTAAAGAGCTCTTAA